From Halobacterium sp. R2-5, the proteins below share one genomic window:
- a CDS encoding 3-hydroxyacyl-CoA dehydrogenase/enoyl-CoA hydratase family protein yields MDVDDIETVAVLGAGNMGHGIAEVAALAGFDVNLRDIKEEFVQNGYDQIEWSLGKLAENDQISDEESEAALERVTPYVDFEDAVEDADFVVEAVPEKMDIKRDVYEELEQYAADDAVFATNTSSLSITELSEVTERPERFCGMHFFNPPVRMDLVEVISGEHTDDDVLDLTEDLAEAMGKTPVRVRKDSPGFIVNRVLVPLLNEAAWLVHDDVATVEEVDSTTKYDIGLPMGAFELADQVGIDVSYDVLDYMEGVLGETYAPCPLLVDKVEAEDLGKKTGKGFYDYENGGAEVPTDQIRDDVADRLVAVMANEVAKLVGGDVANPAEIDEAVQLGAGYPEGPAKMADEAGVEHLYETLANAYEETGAERYEPADELERLAEAGEGFYGAEEEGEAASYENLDVTVDGNVGHVELDRPHRMNTISEGLLDELGDAVDALEADDDVRAILLTGAGEKAFSAGADVTSMAGSADPLDAVELSRKGQQTFGKLEAADVPVVAGIDGYCLGGGMELSMCADLRVASERSDLGQPEHNLGLLPGWGGTQRLKHIVGEGRAKEIIFTADRYDAAEMEEYGFVNEVVGNDDLEDRAWELARDLAAGPPVAQKYTKRAMLAGRDSTDAGLESEAQAFGQLMNTQDLMEGVAAFTSDRDPEFEGH; encoded by the coding sequence ATGGACGTTGATGACATCGAGACAGTCGCGGTGCTCGGCGCCGGGAACATGGGCCACGGCATCGCGGAGGTGGCGGCGCTCGCGGGCTTCGACGTGAACCTGCGGGACATCAAAGAGGAGTTCGTGCAGAACGGCTACGACCAGATCGAGTGGTCGCTCGGCAAGCTCGCCGAGAACGACCAGATCAGCGACGAGGAGTCGGAGGCCGCCCTCGAGCGCGTGACGCCGTACGTCGACTTCGAGGACGCCGTCGAGGACGCCGACTTCGTCGTCGAGGCGGTCCCGGAGAAGATGGACATCAAGCGGGACGTCTACGAGGAGCTCGAGCAGTACGCGGCCGACGACGCCGTGTTCGCGACGAACACCTCGAGCCTCTCCATCACGGAGCTCTCGGAGGTCACCGAGCGCCCCGAGCGCTTCTGCGGGATGCACTTCTTCAATCCGCCGGTGCGCATGGACCTCGTGGAGGTCATCTCCGGCGAGCACACCGACGACGACGTGCTCGACCTCACGGAGGACCTCGCCGAGGCGATGGGGAAGACGCCCGTGCGCGTCCGCAAGGACTCCCCGGGCTTCATCGTCAACCGCGTGCTCGTCCCGCTGCTGAACGAGGCCGCGTGGCTCGTCCACGACGACGTCGCCACCGTCGAGGAGGTCGACTCCACGACGAAGTACGACATCGGGCTGCCGATGGGCGCGTTCGAGCTCGCCGACCAGGTCGGCATCGACGTCTCCTACGACGTCCTCGACTACATGGAGGGCGTGCTCGGCGAGACGTACGCGCCGTGCCCGCTGCTCGTCGACAAGGTCGAGGCCGAGGACCTCGGGAAGAAGACCGGGAAGGGGTTCTACGACTACGAGAACGGCGGCGCCGAAGTCCCGACCGACCAGATTCGCGACGACGTCGCGGACCGCCTCGTCGCCGTGATGGCCAACGAGGTCGCGAAGCTCGTCGGCGGCGACGTCGCCAACCCCGCGGAGATCGACGAGGCCGTCCAGCTCGGCGCGGGCTACCCCGAGGGCCCCGCCAAGATGGCCGACGAGGCCGGCGTCGAACACCTCTACGAGACGCTCGCGAACGCCTACGAGGAGACGGGCGCAGAGCGGTACGAGCCCGCCGACGAACTCGAGCGTCTCGCTGAGGCAGGAGAGGGCTTCTACGGCGCCGAAGAGGAGGGTGAGGCCGCGTCCTACGAGAACCTCGACGTGACAGTCGACGGCAACGTCGGCCACGTCGAACTCGACCGCCCGCACCGCATGAACACCATCAGCGAGGGCCTCCTCGACGAGCTCGGTGACGCCGTCGACGCGCTCGAAGCCGACGACGACGTGCGCGCCATCCTCCTCACGGGCGCCGGCGAGAAGGCGTTCTCCGCGGGCGCGGACGTCACGTCGATGGCGGGCAGCGCCGACCCCCTCGACGCCGTCGAGCTCTCCCGGAAGGGCCAGCAGACGTTCGGCAAGCTCGAAGCCGCGGACGTGCCCGTCGTCGCGGGCATCGACGGCTACTGTCTCGGCGGCGGGATGGAGCTCTCGATGTGCGCGGACCTCCGCGTCGCCAGCGAGCGCAGCGATCTCGGCCAGCCCGAGCACAACCTCGGCCTGCTCCCGGGGTGGGGCGGCACCCAGCGCCTCAAGCACATCGTCGGCGAGGGCCGCGCGAAGGAGATCATCTTCACCGCGGACCGCTACGACGCCGCGGAGATGGAGGAGTACGGCTTCGTGAACGAGGTCGTCGGCAACGACGACCTCGAAGACCGCGCGTGGGAGCTCGCCCGCGACCTCGCCGCCGGCCCGCCCGTCGCCCAGAAGTACACGAAGCGCGCGATGCTCGCGGGGCGGGACTCCACGGACGCCGGCCTCGAGTCCGAGGCGCAGGCGTTCGGCCAGCTGATGAACACCCAGGACCTCATGGAGGGCGTCGCGGCGTTCACGAGCGACCGCGACCCCGAATTCGAGGGGCACTGA
- a CDS encoding DNA-directed RNA polymerase subunit M — translation MQFCDGCGSMMRTDGDTWVCRSCGNEEPRDSQAEAEMTTKDGQRDDGAPAVADATQDSTETMQEPCPADDCDSDRAHYEMIPKPGGSYEVRLFTCVECGHKWRDS, via the coding sequence ATGCAATTCTGCGACGGGTGTGGTTCGATGATGCGCACGGACGGCGACACGTGGGTGTGTCGCTCTTGCGGGAACGAGGAGCCGCGGGACTCGCAAGCAGAAGCGGAGATGACGACCAAGGATGGACAGCGGGACGACGGAGCACCCGCTGTCGCCGACGCGACCCAGGATTCCACCGAGACGATGCAGGAGCCCTGTCCGGCGGACGACTGCGACAGCGACCGCGCCCACTACGAGATGATCCCGAAGCCGGGCGGCTCCTACGAGGTTCGGCTGTTCACCTGCGTCGAGTGCGGCCACAAGTGGCGCGACTCCTGA
- a CDS encoding GNAT family N-acetyltransferase has protein sequence MTSYTTQATGPTGGVDADDVGPATDRFPTPPETFRDGEDRRVEIRTSGPDDFDELASMYAGFDAQSRAQGIPPADDRRRREWLDTLLDEGTNVAAWHDGAPVGHAVLVPIDDAKAELAIFVAPEYQLAGIGSRLLRTLLGHGRSRGVECVWLTVGRTNRVANNLYQSVGFHTVNGGAEREMELDLSR, from the coding sequence ATGACATCCTACACAACGCAGGCGACGGGTCCCACAGGCGGCGTCGACGCCGACGACGTCGGGCCGGCGACCGACCGCTTCCCGACCCCGCCAGAGACGTTCCGCGACGGGGAGGACAGACGCGTCGAGATTCGCACGAGCGGCCCCGACGACTTCGACGAACTGGCGTCGATGTACGCCGGGTTCGACGCGCAGAGTCGCGCGCAGGGTATCCCGCCCGCCGACGACCGGCGGCGACGCGAGTGGCTGGACACGCTGCTCGACGAGGGCACGAACGTCGCCGCCTGGCACGACGGGGCCCCGGTCGGCCACGCCGTCCTCGTCCCCATCGACGACGCGAAAGCCGAGCTCGCCATCTTCGTCGCGCCCGAATACCAGCTCGCCGGTATCGGCTCCCGACTGCTCCGGACGCTGCTCGGCCACGGCCGCAGCCGCGGCGTCGAGTGCGTCTGGCTCACCGTCGGACGGACCAACCGCGTCGCCAACAACCTCTACCAGTCCGTCGGCTTCCACACCGTCAACGGCGGCGCCGAACGCGAGATGGAACTCGATCTCTCCCGGTAG
- a CDS encoding HAD family hydrolase, translating into MRYEAVFFDLDNTLYSYPECNEAGKAAALREARELDYDLSREAFDDLYTAGRREVKRELAGTASSHERFLYFKRALEIHTGTHQSRDALALGDAYWDAYVEEMTLFDGVRETLADLRDAGVDVAIVSNLTTRIQLAKIDALGIGPDVDLVLTSEETGREKPASDMFTLPLAKLDRRPSETVMVGDDVDTDIEGGNAVGLTTVLFNGDAGDATGHRRPDHQIDAFREVLEVVL; encoded by the coding sequence ATGCGCTACGAGGCGGTGTTCTTCGATCTGGACAACACGCTCTACTCGTACCCGGAGTGCAACGAGGCCGGGAAAGCGGCGGCGCTTCGGGAGGCCCGCGAGCTCGACTACGACCTCTCCCGGGAGGCGTTCGACGACCTCTACACGGCGGGGCGCCGGGAGGTCAAGCGCGAGCTCGCGGGGACGGCGTCCTCTCACGAGCGCTTCCTCTACTTCAAGCGCGCGCTGGAGATTCACACCGGGACCCACCAGTCGCGGGACGCGCTCGCGCTCGGCGACGCCTACTGGGACGCGTACGTCGAAGAGATGACGCTGTTCGACGGCGTCCGGGAGACGCTCGCCGACCTGCGGGACGCTGGCGTGGACGTCGCCATCGTGAGCAACCTCACGACGCGCATCCAGCTGGCGAAGATCGACGCGCTCGGCATCGGACCGGACGTCGACTTAGTGTTGACTTCCGAGGAGACGGGGCGCGAGAAGCCCGCCAGCGACATGTTCACGCTACCGCTCGCGAAACTCGACCGGCGGCCGAGCGAGACGGTGATGGTCGGCGACGACGTGGACACCGACATCGAGGGCGGGAACGCGGTGGGACTGACGACCGTGCTGTTCAACGGCGACGCCGGAGACGCGACCGGGCACCGGCGGCCCGACCACCAGATTGATGCTTTCCGCGAGGTCTTAGAGGTGGTACTGTAA
- a CDS encoding class II aldolase/adducin family protein encodes MLARERVAVVDYAPSLAELTPGRTGNLSVRREDEFAATPTGVPYDGFDPADVPVVSLDGEVVAGDMKPTSEVPMHTGIYRRLDAGAIVHTHSTWATTLAVLGEELPPVHYMITAVGRKVPVADYAPYGTDDLAELVVEEMEAADSRACILGHHGLVVTGDDLAEAVENTFVVENLCRVYLQARQHGEPDELTAEQLATVETKFESYGQ; translated from the coding sequence ATGCTCGCTCGTGAACGCGTCGCGGTCGTCGACTACGCGCCGTCGCTGGCGGAGCTGACGCCCGGACGCACCGGCAACCTGAGTGTTCGACGCGAGGACGAGTTCGCCGCCACCCCCACAGGCGTCCCCTACGACGGGTTCGACCCCGCGGACGTCCCCGTGGTCTCGCTGGACGGCGAGGTAGTCGCCGGCGACATGAAGCCGACCAGCGAGGTGCCGATGCACACCGGCATCTACCGCCGGCTGGACGCGGGCGCCATCGTCCACACGCACTCGACGTGGGCGACGACGCTCGCGGTGCTCGGCGAGGAACTCCCGCCCGTCCACTACATGATCACCGCCGTCGGGCGGAAGGTTCCCGTGGCGGACTACGCGCCGTACGGCACGGACGACCTCGCGGAGCTAGTCGTCGAGGAGATGGAGGCCGCGGACTCGCGGGCCTGTATCCTGGGCCACCACGGCCTCGTCGTCACCGGCGACGACCTCGCGGAAGCCGTCGAGAACACGTTCGTCGTGGAGAACCTCTGTCGCGTCTACCTGCAGGCGCGCCAGCACGGCGAACCCGACGAGCTCACCGCGGAGCAGCTCGCGACCGTCGAGACGAAGTTCGAGTCGTACGGCCAGTAG
- a CDS encoding RNA ligase family protein — MREFPPLPAVSDAAPSLLDGHLWLQEWVNGGLLRVQLRDSGLLRFGDGERVFVADDVPPGYRYAVRCVRERFDRDPLRAALDDVESAVFYGVATRQDPLDYDWSELPGFLGFDVYHAEDDSFLPPDAVEQLYERLGLAPLPAVAKEVRGVDFDPAAYDIPDSAYRDGSAAGVLVRNKTGDRAVLRADSLDSPDPVAFDTDPTDLAERLVTEARVERASDAAAGDPPAIDEVVDRVLELLAREEYARVFADDAGVDVEAFQAAAADRTRRLLDGR, encoded by the coding sequence ATGCGTGAATTCCCGCCGTTGCCGGCAGTCTCCGACGCGGCGCCGTCGCTGCTCGACGGCCACCTCTGGCTCCAGGAGTGGGTTAACGGGGGGTTACTCCGCGTCCAGTTGCGCGACTCCGGACTCCTCCGCTTCGGCGACGGCGAGCGCGTCTTCGTCGCCGACGACGTGCCGCCGGGCTACCGGTACGCCGTCAGGTGCGTGCGCGAGCGCTTCGACCGCGACCCCCTCCGCGCCGCCCTCGACGACGTCGAGTCCGCGGTCTTCTACGGCGTCGCGACCCGACAGGACCCCCTCGACTACGACTGGTCCGAGCTCCCGGGGTTCCTCGGGTTCGACGTCTACCACGCCGAGGACGACAGTTTCCTCCCGCCGGACGCCGTCGAACAGCTCTACGAGCGGCTCGGGCTCGCGCCGCTGCCCGCCGTCGCGAAGGAAGTCCGCGGCGTCGACTTCGACCCCGCGGCCTACGACATCCCGGACTCCGCTTACCGCGACGGCTCGGCAGCCGGCGTGCTCGTGCGGAACAAGACCGGCGACCGCGCAGTTCTCCGCGCGGACTCGCTCGACTCGCCCGACCCGGTCGCGTTCGACACCGACCCAACTGACCTCGCCGAGCGACTCGTCACGGAAGCTCGGGTCGAACGCGCGAGCGACGCTGCTGCTGGCGACCCGCCCGCTATCGACGAGGTGGTCGACCGCGTGCTGGAACTCCTCGCCCGCGAGGAGTACGCCCGGGTGTTCGCCGACGACGCCGGCGTCGACGTCGAGGCGTTCCAGGCCGCGGCGGCCGACCGCACGCGTCGCCTGCTGGACGGGCGGTAG
- a CDS encoding NUDIX domain-containing protein — MTDEPLRATVTQRGVLFSPVDGDVLVVRRDSDGGWELPGGRLDSDETARAGVWREIREETALDADVVTPVDTLAWHNDDGDGRFAVYYYCRADDRTVSLSPEHDDHEWLPPADACRRLSDPQAAAVDAAIAAREAAVEAE; from the coding sequence ATGACTGACGAACCGCTGCGAGCGACGGTCACCCAGCGCGGCGTCCTCTTCTCGCCGGTCGACGGTGACGTCCTCGTCGTTCGGCGTGACTCGGACGGCGGCTGGGAGCTCCCCGGCGGTCGCCTCGACAGCGACGAGACCGCCCGCGCCGGCGTGTGGCGGGAGATCCGCGAAGAAACCGCTCTCGACGCCGACGTGGTGACGCCGGTGGACACGCTCGCCTGGCACAACGACGACGGCGACGGCCGCTTCGCGGTCTACTACTACTGCCGGGCCGACGACCGAACGGTGTCGCTGTCTCCCGAACACGACGACCACGAGTGGCTGCCGCCCGCGGACGCCTGCCGGCGACTCAGCGACCCACAGGCGGCCGCCGTCGACGCCGCGATAGCTGCTCGCGAAGCCGCCGTCGAAGCGGAGTGA
- the acs gene encoding acetate--CoA ligase translates to MPGDESWHSAVADEPVVPPASFVEQANVADADVRENFEREHPACWERAADLLDWSTDYDTVLTEDGPPFRWFEGGRLNASYNCVDRHLDERKNQVALTWEGRLGESRSYSYLDLYREVNEFAAALRGLGVEEDDIVTLYMPVVPELPVAMLACARIGAPHSVVFAGFSADALATRMEDADSEYLVTCDGYYRRGAPVHQKNKADNAAMALDDGVEATVVVDRLGDDTPLADDEYDYGELVTEHRGETVEPVERDATDQLFLIYTSGTTGEPTGVRHTTGGYLSYAAWTSHAVLDIKPEDTHWCSADIGWITGHSYTVYGPLALGTTTMLYEGTPDHPEKDRVWELIERNAVDVFYTAPTAIRAFMKWGEEHPGSHDLSSLRLLGTVGEPINPRAWKWYYTHIGDEDCPVVDTWWQTETGGMMVSTLPAVDDMKPGSAGQPLPGVDARVVDIDGEPVEPGETGYLALTGPWPGMPLSMVEHEDWFAEHASVVPDLSDYDWAYFTEDSATVDEDGYITVLGRVDDVINVSGHRFGTMEIESAIADVSGVAEAAVVSGPHDLKGQAVYAYVSATEEDEGALRERIAGAVEDAIGPIAVPDVVVFTSELPKTRSGKIMRRLLEDIANGDDLGDTSALRNPEVVGELESALPDRG, encoded by the coding sequence ATGCCGGGCGACGAGTCGTGGCATAGCGCGGTCGCCGACGAGCCGGTCGTACCGCCGGCGTCGTTCGTCGAGCAGGCGAACGTCGCCGACGCGGACGTCCGCGAGAACTTCGAGCGCGAGCACCCGGCGTGCTGGGAGCGCGCCGCCGACCTCCTGGACTGGAGCACCGACTACGACACCGTCCTCACCGAGGACGGCCCGCCGTTCCGGTGGTTCGAGGGCGGGCGACTGAACGCGAGCTACAACTGCGTCGACCGCCACCTCGACGAGCGCAAGAACCAGGTCGCGTTGACCTGGGAGGGCCGGCTCGGCGAGTCGCGGTCGTACTCGTACCTGGACCTCTACCGGGAGGTCAACGAGTTCGCGGCCGCGCTCCGGGGACTGGGTGTCGAGGAGGACGACATCGTCACCCTCTACATGCCCGTCGTTCCGGAGCTCCCGGTCGCCATGTTGGCGTGCGCGCGCATCGGCGCGCCCCACTCCGTCGTCTTCGCGGGCTTCTCCGCGGACGCCCTCGCGACCCGCATGGAGGACGCCGACTCGGAGTACCTCGTGACCTGCGACGGCTACTACCGCCGCGGCGCGCCCGTCCACCAGAAGAACAAGGCGGACAACGCGGCGATGGCCCTCGACGACGGCGTGGAGGCGACGGTGGTCGTCGACCGCCTGGGAGACGACACGCCGCTGGCCGACGACGAGTACGACTACGGCGAACTCGTCACCGAGCACCGCGGCGAGACGGTCGAGCCCGTCGAGCGGGACGCCACGGACCAGCTGTTCCTCATCTACACCTCTGGGACGACCGGTGAGCCGACCGGAGTACGGCACACGACGGGCGGCTACTTGTCGTACGCGGCGTGGACGAGCCACGCCGTCCTGGACATCAAGCCCGAGGACACGCACTGGTGTTCGGCCGACATCGGCTGGATCACCGGCCACTCGTACACGGTGTACGGACCGCTCGCACTCGGCACGACGACGATGCTGTACGAGGGCACCCCGGACCACCCGGAGAAGGACCGCGTCTGGGAGCTCATCGAGCGCAACGCCGTCGACGTCTTCTACACGGCCCCGACCGCGATCCGCGCGTTCATGAAGTGGGGCGAGGAGCACCCGGGCAGCCACGACCTCTCGAGCCTGCGGCTGCTGGGGACGGTCGGCGAACCCATCAACCCGCGCGCGTGGAAGTGGTACTACACCCACATCGGTGACGAGGACTGTCCGGTGGTAGACACGTGGTGGCAGACCGAGACCGGCGGCATGATGGTCTCGACGCTGCCCGCAGTGGACGACATGAAGCCGGGGTCGGCGGGCCAACCGCTCCCGGGTGTCGACGCGCGCGTCGTGGACATCGACGGCGAGCCGGTCGAGCCCGGAGAGACGGGCTACCTCGCGCTCACGGGCCCGTGGCCGGGGATGCCGCTGTCGATGGTCGAGCACGAGGACTGGTTCGCCGAGCACGCCTCCGTGGTCCCGGACCTCTCGGACTACGACTGGGCGTACTTCACGGAGGACAGCGCGACCGTCGACGAGGACGGCTACATCACCGTGCTCGGGCGCGTCGACGACGTCATCAACGTCTCCGGGCACCGCTTCGGGACGATGGAGATCGAGTCCGCCATCGCGGACGTCTCGGGGGTCGCCGAGGCCGCGGTCGTCAGCGGCCCGCACGACCTGAAGGGGCAGGCGGTGTACGCGTACGTCAGCGCCACCGAGGAGGACGAGGGCGCGCTCCGCGAGCGCATCGCGGGCGCCGTCGAGGACGCCATCGGTCCCATCGCGGTCCCCGACGTGGTCGTGTTCACGTCGGAGCTGCCGAAGACCCGGTCCGGGAAGATCATGCGTCGGCTGCTCGAGGACATCGCCAACGGCGACGACCTCGGCGACACCAGTGCGCTCCGCAACCCCGAGGTCGTCGGCGAACTCGAGTCCGCGCTCCCCGACCGCGGCTGA
- a CDS encoding bacterio-opsin activator domain-containing protein yields the protein MAVESTESLPADSYRRLRRATETHREELVVRLAGEVGLRPAEIARVRPADVTSHEHEDGDHYFLQVRDEDGDVAREAYLPADVEHDLRQYVRTVGVDDDERLVDVSPRRVQMVVSEVGDRAADRTGDRALRDASTRTLRRRFAREVLAEGVDPRAVAAVGGWERLASLDPFVDHADRADVAAAFADTDLAPARQTEEPAPARDARFDAAFDSVRAVGDALADVSTRDGVERRTCETLVEDDAYAFAWTARYSGGTLRAETHVGADAALDVTAEGGAVGEALSTGSVHATDDVSDDAAFADWRAVADAAGFDAAAVVPVDDGETTYGVLGVGVDGEFSDRERDLLADLGRRVGRTVTVVQQRQLLLADTVLELAFETTGERSLFAAAAAEHGCTFELDGVVPGEEHSLLYFVRLSGAPTEAVLSWAEDRPAVADGRLVRDYGDESLLELAVSGPDLAKALTDHGASVRELEATPSEQRVVADVTTDTDVRALVADVSDAFPDVELVSKRERDQPDETSPAFRASLHESLTDKQASVLRAAYHAGYFEWPRGSTAEELADAIGITSPTLHNHLRRAQQKLLTAFFSEDGGRTDAEWPEN from the coding sequence ATGGCAGTCGAATCGACGGAGTCGCTGCCGGCGGACTCCTACCGGCGGCTCAGGCGAGCGACGGAGACCCACCGCGAGGAGCTGGTGGTGCGGCTCGCGGGCGAGGTCGGGCTTCGCCCCGCGGAAATCGCACGCGTGCGGCCCGCGGACGTCACCAGCCACGAGCACGAGGACGGCGACCACTACTTCCTCCAGGTCAGAGACGAGGACGGCGACGTCGCGCGCGAGGCGTACCTGCCCGCGGACGTCGAGCACGACCTGCGGCAGTACGTCCGCACGGTCGGTGTCGACGACGACGAGCGCCTCGTAGACGTGTCGCCGCGGCGCGTCCAGATGGTCGTCTCGGAGGTCGGCGACCGCGCGGCCGACCGCACCGGCGACCGCGCGCTGCGCGACGCGTCCACGCGGACGCTCCGCCGGCGTTTCGCCCGCGAGGTGCTCGCCGAGGGCGTCGACCCGCGTGCGGTCGCGGCGGTCGGCGGCTGGGAGCGGCTCGCGAGCCTCGACCCGTTCGTCGACCACGCGGACCGAGCGGACGTCGCCGCCGCGTTCGCGGACACCGACCTCGCGCCGGCGCGCCAGACCGAGGAACCGGCGCCGGCCCGCGACGCGCGCTTCGACGCGGCGTTCGACAGCGTGCGGGCCGTCGGGGACGCGCTCGCGGACGTCTCCACCCGAGACGGCGTCGAGCGCCGGACGTGCGAGACGCTCGTCGAGGACGACGCCTACGCGTTCGCGTGGACAGCGCGGTACAGCGGCGGGACGCTGCGCGCGGAGACGCACGTTGGCGCGGACGCAGCCCTCGACGTGACCGCGGAGGGCGGCGCCGTCGGCGAGGCGCTCTCCACGGGGAGCGTGCACGCGACCGACGACGTCAGCGACGACGCGGCGTTCGCGGACTGGCGCGCGGTCGCCGACGCGGCGGGGTTCGACGCGGCCGCCGTCGTCCCGGTCGACGACGGCGAGACGACGTACGGCGTGCTCGGCGTCGGCGTCGACGGCGAATTCTCGGACCGCGAGCGCGACCTGCTCGCAGACCTCGGGCGGCGCGTCGGCCGCACCGTCACGGTCGTTCAGCAGCGCCAGCTCCTGCTCGCGGACACGGTCCTGGAGCTGGCGTTCGAGACGACGGGCGAGCGGTCGCTGTTCGCCGCAGCGGCCGCCGAGCACGGCTGCACGTTCGAGCTGGACGGCGTCGTTCCCGGCGAAGAACACTCCCTGCTGTACTTCGTACGCCTGTCTGGCGCGCCCACGGAGGCCGTGCTGTCGTGGGCCGAAGACCGGCCCGCGGTCGCGGACGGCCGGCTGGTCAGGGACTACGGCGACGAGTCGCTGCTAGAGCTCGCCGTCTCCGGCCCCGACCTCGCGAAGGCGCTGACCGACCACGGCGCGTCCGTGCGCGAGCTGGAAGCGACGCCGAGCGAGCAGCGCGTCGTCGCGGACGTCACCACTGACACGGACGTGCGCGCGCTGGTCGCCGACGTCTCGGACGCGTTCCCGGACGTGGAGCTCGTTTCGAAGCGCGAACGCGACCAGCCGGACGAGACGTCGCCGGCGTTCCGTGCCTCGCTCCACGAATCGTTGACCGACAAGCAGGCGTCCGTGCTGCGCGCGGCCTACCACGCCGGCTACTTCGAGTGGCCCCGCGGCAGCACGGCCGAGGAGCTCGCGGACGCCATCGGCATCACGTCCCCGACCTTGCACAACCACCTGCGACGCGCCCAGCAGAAGCTCCTCACGGCGTTCTTCTCCGAGGACGGCGGCCGCACGGACGCCGAGTGGCCCGAGAACTAG